Proteins co-encoded in one Roseimicrobium gellanilyticum genomic window:
- a CDS encoding VWA domain-containing protein: protein MPIPFFPNHQLGSPWWLLLLLAIPILIVLRGRRGGAPAMTFPGVAMLRGLGSSTRSRMGGFGLNLLHLGLFSAIIALARPQEVISYEETKTDGLAIVVACDVSLSMLIDDFYIGGTRVNRLAAAKRVLRDFIKGRPNDRIGIVAFAGAPYTPCPPTLDHDWLLENMDRVQTGIMENGTAIGSGIGTAALRLKDQKVPSKVILLLTDGANNSGKLSPQEAAKLAATLGIRIYTISIGTPGHHLIKLPNGQIIDSGREEFDVETLQEVARIGRGNFYRAEDLAGLEHVFKTIDGLEKTEIRRKKVIETRDKHYWWLIAAASLCGLYVLWRQTLGRAAPAVA from the coding sequence ATGCCCATTCCCTTCTTCCCCAACCATCAGCTCGGTTCGCCGTGGTGGCTCTTGCTGCTGCTCGCGATTCCGATTCTGATCGTGCTGCGCGGGCGCAGAGGGGGAGCGCCTGCCATGACCTTTCCTGGTGTCGCCATGCTGCGCGGCCTGGGCTCGTCCACTCGAAGCCGGATGGGTGGCTTTGGCCTGAACCTGCTCCACCTCGGGCTTTTCTCCGCGATCATCGCCCTCGCCCGGCCGCAGGAGGTGATTTCCTATGAGGAGACAAAGACCGACGGCCTCGCCATCGTGGTGGCGTGCGATGTCTCCCTCTCGATGCTCATCGATGACTTCTACATCGGTGGCACGCGCGTGAACCGCCTCGCCGCTGCGAAGCGCGTGCTGCGCGACTTCATCAAGGGCAGGCCGAATGACCGCATCGGCATCGTGGCCTTCGCCGGTGCGCCATACACCCCCTGCCCGCCCACGCTGGATCACGACTGGCTGCTGGAGAACATGGACCGCGTGCAGACCGGCATCATGGAAAACGGCACCGCGATCGGCTCCGGCATCGGCACGGCGGCGCTGCGGCTGAAGGACCAGAAGGTGCCCAGCAAAGTGATCCTGCTGCTCACGGACGGCGCAAACAATTCCGGCAAGCTGAGCCCGCAGGAGGCCGCGAAGCTCGCCGCGACGCTGGGCATCCGCATCTACACCATCTCCATCGGCACACCGGGACACCATCTCATCAAGCTGCCCAATGGGCAGATCATCGACTCCGGTCGTGAGGAGTTCGATGTGGAGACGCTGCAGGAGGTAGCCCGCATCGGCCGGGGAAACTTCTACCGCGCAGAGGACCTCGCGGGACTGGAGCATGTGTTCAAGACCATCGACGGCCTGGAGAAGACCGAGATCCGCCGGAAGAAGGTCATCGAGACCCGGGACAAGCACTACTGGTGGCTCATCGCCGCAGCCTCCCTCTGCGGCTTGTATGTCTTATGGCGCCAGACGCTTGGGAGGGCAGCTCCAGCGGTGGCGTGA
- a CDS encoding vWA domain-containing protein, which translates to MNFAAPNYAYLLFLLPVIALFKIWADLEGKKALEGFASSARLRSVLLEGASVVRANLHFGLILLGIGFFVIALTRPQYGKDEKDLEQSGRNILIAMDTSKSMLAEDVAPSRMERARLAAQDLLKKLEGDRVGIIAFAGRAFLQAPLTTDQEALVETIQTLDHTTIPRGGSSLASAINLAVETAQKARGTRHGLVIFTDGQETDDSAMEAARKAADLNIIILPVGVGSVDGTLIPDPNPLNEGGYIRDENGNIVKSRLESGLLREVARITGGEYVELASQPLTQTIVDRVMANLDRHDDKSKHLSRPIERYQWPLFAGILCIMLSQLLRPSSRRSVRIAALPVDPRATVHQHQPTSRAVASPATVSILAMLVGGWFLLTPAAVEAKVAPEVQAARKQYQEKQYQEAKEAYTKMLQSKKLPAPAEELYYGLGAAELQLKEYDMSARSFSDALKSHNPRVQKPALRGLATALYSQGEVLLKSDLESTIKAWTDSRDHFDTAMGLEKDQESDSYRELSENRALVQKRLDEVKQMLAEQKARQKAEKEKRKQKKQQGQGQGEEGEPEEEPEEGEGEQQSQNQNGGNQEKQKPTDALQEGKEEILEGDLRAGDPGKPSDSDKEGQPDGDHMRNDSTGYTPFEARSMLKMYSDEQKSTQYLMRRERAPGGKDY; encoded by the coding sequence GTGAACTTCGCTGCTCCCAACTACGCTTACCTGCTCTTTCTGTTGCCGGTGATCGCCCTTTTCAAGATTTGGGCGGATCTGGAGGGCAAGAAGGCCCTGGAGGGATTTGCGTCGTCTGCGCGGCTGCGATCGGTCCTGCTGGAAGGGGCCTCGGTCGTGCGGGCAAATCTGCACTTCGGCCTCATCCTGCTGGGCATTGGCTTTTTCGTCATCGCTCTCACGCGCCCGCAGTATGGGAAGGATGAGAAGGACCTTGAGCAATCCGGGCGGAACATCCTGATCGCCATGGACACCTCCAAGTCCATGCTGGCGGAGGATGTGGCACCCTCCCGCATGGAGCGCGCGCGACTGGCTGCGCAGGACCTGCTGAAGAAGCTGGAAGGCGATCGCGTAGGCATCATCGCCTTCGCTGGACGCGCCTTCCTGCAGGCACCGCTCACCACGGACCAGGAGGCTCTGGTGGAGACCATCCAGACGCTGGACCACACGACCATCCCCCGGGGTGGCAGCAGCCTGGCCTCCGCGATCAATCTGGCCGTGGAAACAGCGCAGAAGGCACGCGGCACCCGGCACGGCCTGGTGATTTTCACGGATGGTCAGGAGACGGATGATTCCGCCATGGAAGCGGCCCGGAAGGCGGCGGACCTGAATATCATCATCCTGCCCGTGGGGGTCGGCTCTGTGGATGGCACGCTCATCCCGGATCCGAACCCGCTGAACGAGGGAGGCTACATCCGGGATGAGAACGGAAATATCGTGAAAAGCAGGCTTGAATCCGGTCTTTTGAGAGAAGTAGCGCGCATTACGGGAGGCGAGTACGTGGAGCTGGCCTCCCAGCCCCTCACGCAGACCATTGTGGACCGGGTCATGGCGAATCTGGACCGTCATGATGACAAGTCGAAGCACCTTTCCCGCCCGATTGAGCGCTACCAATGGCCGCTGTTTGCGGGTATATTGTGCATCATGCTTTCCCAATTGCTGCGTCCTTCGTCCCGGCGTTCGGTGCGCATCGCGGCGCTGCCGGTGGATCCCCGGGCCACGGTGCACCAGCATCAGCCAACTTCCCGTGCGGTCGCGAGTCCCGCGACTGTTTCCATTCTGGCCATGCTGGTCGGTGGATGGTTCCTGCTGACACCCGCGGCGGTGGAGGCAAAGGTGGCTCCCGAAGTGCAGGCGGCGCGCAAGCAATACCAGGAGAAGCAGTACCAGGAGGCAAAGGAGGCCTACACCAAGATGCTCCAGTCCAAGAAGCTGCCAGCCCCGGCGGAGGAGCTCTACTACGGACTGGGCGCTGCAGAGCTGCAGCTCAAGGAGTATGACATGTCTGCCCGCTCCTTCAGTGATGCGCTGAAGTCGCACAATCCGCGGGTGCAGAAGCCGGCGCTGCGCGGCCTGGCCACGGCACTCTACAGTCAGGGCGAGGTGCTGCTGAAGTCCGACCTGGAATCGACCATCAAGGCCTGGACGGATTCGCGCGATCACTTCGATACCGCGATGGGGCTGGAGAAAGACCAGGAGTCGGACTCCTATCGTGAGCTCTCAGAAAACCGCGCGCTGGTGCAGAAGCGTCTGGACGAGGTGAAGCAGATGCTCGCGGAGCAGAAGGCGCGACAAAAGGCCGAGAAGGAGAAGCGCAAGCAGAAGAAGCAGCAAGGCCAGGGGCAAGGCGAAGAAGGCGAGCCCGAGGAGGAGCCGGAAGAAGGTGAAGGCGAGCAGCAGAGCCAGAACCAAAACGGTGGCAACCAGGAGAAGCAAAAACCCACGGATGCCCTGCAGGAAGGGAAAGAGGAAATCCTGGAGGGCGACCTGCGTGCGGGTGACCCCGGCAAACCCTCCGACTCCGACAAGGAAGGCCAGCCGGATGGCGATCACATGCGCAATGACAGCACGGGATACACCCCCTTCGAAGCGCGCTCGATGCTGAAGATGTACTCCGACGAGCAGAAATCCACGCAGTACCTCATGCGGCGGGAGCGTGCGCCCGGAGGCAAGGATTACTGA
- a CDS encoding BatD family protein gives MLLLAMASSAQAQPSVSASVSPAQITPGGSAVFTITVANGRPSKLDAPPSLPEGVELLEPTAEYREAPVQLGGSVQMALTMNWRITCQNEGSYLIPPQEIEIRGDIYTTKPVKLVVKDDPNSPSSDYDPILSLEAGKTEFYEGEVVPLTANLYIHGRTMLRRPGLIELPKENFAVQRFPLQPDEESVQRIGGVPYRANIFHSTVSALKPGKFKLGPATCEVLVDVQSSAENFTPQYFSQMETRKFKVKSSEVALNVLPLPKDNKPGTFSGAVGEFAIGLVAEPLEVNVGDPISVELSISGSGNFDSVSVPTLTDPKNWKLYPPRKFQPNDGIFAQRSGSREQRVSFTQIILPNKVVKEIPPFEFTFFSPTKKQYVVLTTQPVPIKVKGPATPEAPPAGSGTAATTKESTALPPLEEKKPVVKAAITDILTNTPRRAMWFAASLPLKDDRRFLMANFIATGALLFIIAMKLGLMAWRSYTHSPDAPTRALWKGLHDNRLSRADFYTRAVHYAAVTGVAGTAVPTIVYRQEELNYARQGEEASQPVPRDERNRVLHVLKCGEFPAPQVEPATVSLAAAPAETATSTETTPAGDAQTAPAASDSAAATSEPKATSLKESAPPTSALILSKEPEAEAGDKEKEKSPEATSAVAETKEPATGEGSKDKGDERQPEDKAKA, from the coding sequence ATGCTGCTGCTCGCCATGGCGTCCAGTGCGCAGGCGCAGCCCTCGGTCTCGGCATCGGTATCTCCAGCCCAGATCACCCCGGGAGGATCCGCGGTATTCACGATCACGGTGGCCAATGGCCGGCCAAGCAAGCTGGACGCTCCTCCCTCTCTTCCTGAGGGTGTGGAACTGCTGGAACCCACGGCGGAGTATCGAGAGGCGCCGGTACAACTTGGCGGGTCGGTACAGATGGCGCTGACCATGAACTGGCGCATCACGTGCCAGAACGAAGGAAGCTATCTCATTCCACCCCAGGAAATCGAGATACGCGGCGACATCTACACCACCAAGCCAGTGAAGCTGGTGGTGAAGGACGACCCGAACTCGCCCTCCTCTGACTATGATCCCATCCTGAGCCTCGAAGCGGGCAAAACGGAATTCTACGAAGGTGAAGTGGTGCCGCTCACGGCAAACCTCTACATCCACGGCCGTACCATGCTGCGCCGGCCGGGATTGATTGAGCTGCCGAAGGAAAACTTCGCCGTGCAGCGCTTTCCCCTGCAGCCGGATGAGGAGAGCGTGCAGCGCATCGGCGGGGTGCCGTATCGCGCGAACATCTTCCACAGCACCGTGTCCGCGTTGAAGCCGGGCAAGTTCAAGCTGGGGCCTGCCACCTGCGAAGTGCTGGTGGATGTGCAGTCCAGCGCGGAGAATTTCACCCCGCAGTACTTCAGCCAGATGGAGACGCGGAAGTTCAAGGTGAAGAGCAGCGAGGTGGCGCTGAATGTGCTGCCGCTGCCGAAGGACAACAAGCCGGGCACCTTCAGCGGAGCCGTGGGTGAGTTCGCGATTGGCCTGGTGGCGGAGCCACTGGAAGTGAATGTGGGTGACCCCATCTCCGTGGAACTCTCCATCAGTGGCTCGGGCAACTTTGACTCGGTGAGCGTGCCCACCTTGACGGACCCGAAGAACTGGAAGCTCTATCCTCCCAGAAAGTTCCAGCCAAATGACGGCATCTTTGCGCAGCGCAGCGGCAGTCGTGAGCAGCGCGTGAGCTTCACGCAGATCATCCTGCCGAACAAGGTGGTGAAGGAGATTCCGCCTTTTGAGTTTACTTTCTTCAGCCCGACGAAAAAACAATATGTCGTGCTGACGACACAGCCAGTACCCATCAAGGTGAAGGGACCGGCGACACCCGAGGCACCGCCCGCAGGCAGTGGCACGGCAGCAACCACCAAGGAAAGCACTGCCCTGCCCCCGCTGGAGGAGAAGAAGCCCGTGGTGAAGGCAGCGATCACCGACATCCTGACGAACACACCGCGCCGCGCCATGTGGTTCGCCGCCAGCCTGCCACTGAAGGACGACCGCCGCTTTCTGATGGCGAACTTCATCGCCACTGGAGCATTGCTCTTCATCATCGCGATGAAGCTCGGCCTCATGGCCTGGCGCTCATACACCCATTCACCGGACGCACCCACGCGAGCGCTGTGGAAGGGTTTGCACGACAACCGGCTTTCGCGCGCCGACTTCTACACACGAGCAGTGCACTATGCGGCCGTCACCGGCGTGGCCGGCACGGCAGTACCCACCATTGTGTACCGTCAGGAGGAACTGAACTATGCGCGCCAGGGTGAGGAAGCCAGCCAGCCGGTGCCGCGTGATGAGCGCAACCGCGTGCTGCATGTCCTGAAGTGCGGAGAATTTCCAGCGCCACAGGTCGAGCCGGCAACGGTGTCGCTTGCTGCTGCGCCAGCCGAGACTGCCACCAGCACAGAGACCACACCGGCCGGAGATGCCCAGACGGCGCCGGCTGCATCAGACTCCGCTGCCGCCACCTCTGAACCGAAGGCAACGTCACTGAAGGAATCCGCGCCACCAACATCTGCCCTTATCCTGTCGAAGGAACCCGAGGCCGAGGCGGGCGACAAGGAAAAGGAGAAATCTCCAGAAGCCACCAGCGCAGTTGCGGAAACGAAAGAGCCTGCCACCGGCGAAGGCTCAAAGGACAAGGGAGATGAACGTCAACCGGAGGACAAGGCCAAGGCCTGA
- a CDS encoding tetratricopeptide repeat protein, which produces MHPRMKDLLRLLVALVLLPFAWSSASLQAATPEAAAAATDELEKRYEDARVAFEKEDYRRAQYLGESLLKDSLDQGKVSPQLFQLMGHTRYRQGDLGRAALWYMRATLFPPPSPETTQNLSHIRGKTGNLAFAANRFGDQYTSLLTRPQWMRIVVVSAWALVFSVVLFIAIRSSGWRTLFLLVGLLGLVGGALGFTGWKLRPTYDRVKDLAIVTSPNAQSYTAATTTAGRVIALPPGSQVRKLEERGAWTYVETWREETGSGAVGQMFRGWVQNDALSTFWPFDAKFLD; this is translated from the coding sequence ATGCATCCTCGTATGAAGGATCTGCTGCGCCTGCTCGTGGCACTCGTGCTGCTGCCTTTCGCGTGGAGCAGCGCTTCCTTGCAGGCGGCCACTCCGGAGGCTGCGGCTGCTGCCACGGACGAACTGGAAAAGCGCTATGAAGATGCGCGCGTGGCATTCGAGAAAGAGGACTACCGGAGAGCGCAATACCTTGGCGAGTCCCTGCTGAAGGACTCGCTGGATCAAGGCAAGGTGAGCCCGCAACTCTTCCAGCTCATGGGACACACGCGCTATCGCCAGGGAGACCTGGGCCGTGCCGCGCTGTGGTACATGCGCGCCACGCTCTTCCCGCCTCCCTCCCCGGAGACGACACAAAATCTATCCCATATCCGTGGCAAGACGGGGAACCTCGCCTTCGCAGCGAATCGGTTTGGCGATCAATACACTTCGCTGCTGACACGCCCGCAGTGGATGCGCATTGTGGTTGTATCCGCATGGGCGCTGGTGTTTTCCGTGGTGCTTTTCATTGCGATCCGTTCGTCTGGCTGGCGCACACTTTTCCTGTTGGTGGGCCTCCTGGGCCTCGTGGGGGGCGCGCTGGGCTTCACAGGATGGAAGCTGCGTCCGACTTATGACCGGGTGAAAGACCTCGCGATCGTGACCTCACCCAATGCGCAATCCTACACGGCCGCCACGACGACGGCGGGCCGGGTGATTGCCCTGCCACCCGGCAGCCAGGTGCGCAAGCTGGAGGAACGCGGCGCGTGGACCTACGTGGAAACGTGGCGCGAGGAAACCGGCAGCGGCGCCGTGGGCCAGATGTTCCGCGGCTGGGTGCAGAATGATGCCCTGAGCACGTTCTGGCCGTTTGATGCGAAGTTTTTGGATTGA
- a CDS encoding alpha/beta fold hydrolase gives MPIVQTNGINMAYEERGSGDPLICIMGVTAPGGVWDAHAQAWEKHFRCILGDNRGVGLTDKPEGPYTTAMMADDYAGLMDKLGIKKARVVGCSLGSVIAQQLALRHPDKVQSAILMCTWARQDRFGIYTWEHMKKCKATMRPEDFMHYVQMLIFTKPWFDNDDCWNNMQQGLKDAAIGAAPQPVHAMEAQAAAAMNHNTLNELKNIKVPVLVIGGKNDVFTPRWMSEEVAAGIPGSDLHLYDDAGHAFHWECMGDFNPRTTEWLLKH, from the coding sequence ATGCCCATTGTACAGACCAACGGTATCAACATGGCCTATGAAGAACGCGGTTCCGGTGATCCGCTGATCTGCATCATGGGTGTCACGGCTCCTGGCGGGGTGTGGGATGCGCATGCGCAGGCCTGGGAGAAGCACTTCCGCTGCATCCTGGGTGACAATCGCGGCGTGGGCCTCACGGACAAGCCCGAAGGTCCCTACACCACCGCGATGATGGCGGATGACTACGCGGGCCTCATGGACAAGCTGGGTATCAAGAAAGCCCGTGTGGTGGGCTGTTCGCTGGGCAGCGTGATTGCGCAGCAGCTCGCGCTGCGTCACCCGGACAAGGTGCAGAGCGCGATCCTCATGTGCACATGGGCGCGGCAGGACCGCTTCGGCATCTACACGTGGGAGCACATGAAGAAGTGCAAGGCCACGATGCGCCCGGAAGATTTCATGCACTACGTGCAGATGCTCATCTTCACCAAGCCTTGGTTCGACAATGATGACTGCTGGAACAACATGCAGCAGGGCCTGAAGGATGCGGCGATTGGCGCCGCACCGCAGCCCGTGCATGCCATGGAAGCGCAGGCCGCCGCAGCGATGAATCACAACACGCTCAATGAGCTGAAGAACATCAAGGTGCCCGTGCTGGTCATCGGCGGGAAGAACGATGTCTTCACGCCTCGCTGGATGAGCGAGGAAGTGGCGGCGGGCATCCCGGGATCCGACCTGCATCTCTATGATGACGCGGGCCATGCCTTCCACTGGGAGTGTATGGGTGACTTCAACCCGCGCACGACGGAGTGGCTACTGAAGCACTAG
- a CDS encoding GMC family oxidoreductase, with the protein MKRRTFLATAAATTVDAMHGHAAAGRETTYDYIVVGAGAGGGPLACRLALAGKKVLLLDAGGDPAKSQSRDYPDAKPGEVHDTPCYYAAASEDKEMSWQFSVRHYADTKRQEEDDKYNPKHDDPVGTGGVFYPRSAGLGGCTAHHAMILIRPQDRDWEHIAQLTGDASWQAAKMQPYFAKFERCQYVPFVRRVLGTLTAPLTYVGRKVKQLVHPEGMDCRSGHGFFGWQPTSFTALSLAIRISQSDKHLGSILEGARQFITGDRSRFWGTVRQLSRIVRSRFAQRLDPNDLRTRRKNPSGPFFIPTGMDSGHDALPFKAKRAGVREFILKTQRKHPDKLHVVQGMHVLRVLFAASGQGGSGAPRAVGVECMQGSYLYKASPLQPTSRGSGPLACYRTQAQGEVILCGGAFNTPQLLMLSGIGDSKALSNVPGLHGIKGVDGRPLSRSGIQGPRFVDLPGVGRNLQDRYEIAVISTLKDGETFTTLSENKVSFVPGDPKDKARCAYQKGRDSLYATNGGTMAYMQTSGTAADSAPEPDLFVFGVPAAFRGFYWGWSKELLRRTKLPNGETESPGAKPHYNLWSWVILKAYTDNNAGTVRLRSASPFDTPRILFRSFDEGGTPGWRHDLKALLRAVKQARQINAHARTDEDGEVFATEVQPGADKHDSEDVNSPLAKWIKNEAWGHHACGTCRIGSDPWRPDTRLLQDKMAVLDSKFRVHGVEGLRVVDASVFPKIPGYFIAAPIFMVSEKAADVILSGE; encoded by the coding sequence ATGAAACGCCGGACCTTTCTCGCCACCGCTGCCGCTACGACCGTGGATGCCATGCATGGGCATGCTGCTGCGGGTCGGGAGACCACGTATGACTATATCGTGGTTGGCGCGGGAGCGGGTGGAGGTCCACTGGCCTGCCGTCTCGCTCTTGCGGGGAAGAAGGTGCTCCTGCTGGATGCAGGGGGTGATCCGGCGAAGTCGCAGTCGAGAGACTACCCTGATGCGAAGCCTGGAGAAGTGCATGACACCCCGTGCTACTACGCGGCCGCGTCCGAGGACAAGGAGATGAGCTGGCAGTTTTCCGTGCGGCACTATGCAGACACGAAGCGACAAGAAGAGGACGACAAATACAATCCGAAGCACGACGATCCCGTCGGCACCGGCGGCGTCTTCTATCCCCGCAGCGCCGGCTTGGGTGGGTGCACCGCGCACCATGCCATGATCCTCATCCGGCCCCAGGATCGCGACTGGGAGCACATCGCACAACTCACGGGCGATGCCTCATGGCAGGCCGCAAAGATGCAGCCCTACTTTGCCAAGTTCGAGCGCTGCCAGTACGTGCCCTTCGTGCGCCGGGTGCTGGGCACGCTGACCGCGCCACTCACGTACGTGGGTCGGAAGGTCAAGCAATTGGTCCATCCCGAGGGCATGGACTGCAGGAGCGGACACGGTTTCTTCGGATGGCAGCCGACCAGTTTCACGGCCCTGAGCCTGGCCATCCGCATCTCTCAGAGTGACAAACATCTGGGTTCCATCCTGGAGGGTGCCCGGCAATTCATCACCGGAGATCGCAGCCGGTTCTGGGGGACCGTGCGGCAGTTGTCGCGCATCGTGCGGAGTCGCTTCGCCCAACGCCTGGACCCGAATGACCTGCGCACGCGCCGCAAGAATCCGAGTGGACCGTTCTTCATTCCCACGGGCATGGATTCCGGACACGATGCCTTGCCGTTCAAGGCAAAGCGCGCAGGCGTGCGTGAGTTCATCCTCAAGACCCAGCGGAAGCATCCGGACAAACTGCACGTGGTGCAGGGCATGCACGTGCTTCGGGTGCTGTTCGCCGCATCGGGGCAGGGAGGAAGTGGAGCTCCCCGCGCCGTGGGAGTGGAGTGCATGCAGGGCAGCTATCTTTACAAGGCCAGCCCGCTGCAACCGACGAGCAGGGGAAGCGGCCCGTTGGCGTGCTACCGCACCCAGGCACAAGGCGAAGTGATCCTCTGCGGTGGCGCATTCAACACGCCGCAATTGCTGATGCTCAGCGGCATCGGCGACAGCAAGGCACTGTCAAACGTGCCGGGACTGCATGGCATCAAGGGCGTGGACGGACGACCGCTGAGCAGGAGCGGGATACAAGGCCCGCGTTTTGTCGACCTGCCGGGCGTGGGACGCAATCTCCAGGACCGCTATGAGATCGCGGTCATCAGCACCCTGAAGGATGGTGAAACTTTCACCACCTTGAGCGAGAATAAGGTGAGCTTCGTGCCAGGTGATCCCAAAGACAAGGCGCGCTGCGCTTATCAAAAGGGCAGGGACAGCCTGTATGCCACGAATGGCGGCACCATGGCTTACATGCAAACATCCGGCACCGCCGCAGATAGTGCGCCGGAGCCGGACTTGTTCGTCTTCGGCGTGCCCGCTGCCTTCCGTGGCTTCTACTGGGGTTGGTCGAAGGAACTGCTAAGAAGGACCAAACTGCCCAATGGCGAGACAGAGAGCCCTGGTGCGAAGCCTCACTACAACCTGTGGTCCTGGGTCATCCTGAAGGCCTACACGGACAACAATGCCGGCACCGTGCGCCTGCGTTCCGCCAGTCCATTCGATACACCCAGGATTCTCTTCCGTTCCTTCGATGAAGGTGGCACACCGGGCTGGAGACATGATTTGAAAGCCCTGCTGCGCGCCGTGAAGCAAGCCCGCCAGATCAACGCGCACGCCAGGACAGATGAGGACGGAGAGGTCTTCGCCACCGAAGTCCAGCCCGGCGCTGACAAGCACGACAGCGAAGATGTGAACTCACCGCTCGCCAAATGGATCAAGAACGAAGCCTGGGGCCACCACGCCTGCGGGACCTGCCGCATCGGGAGCGACCCCTGGCGCCCAGACACCCGCCTGCTGCAGGACAAGATGGCCGTGCTCGACAGCAAATTCCGCGTGCATGGCGTGGAAGGATTGCGCGTGGTGGACGCTTCCGTATTCCCAAAAATCCCCGGCTACTTCATCGCCGCACCCATCTTCATGGTCAGCGAGAAGGCAGCGGATGTGATCCTGAGCGGAGAGTAG